The nucleotide window TTTACAAAcagttgtcgtagcttgaagaaaaacgcttatacgataacattttaaaaaccgttgtcttttagcgttttttttttgccttcGACAACGTTTTTTTAAAACCGGTGTCTAtgagggttttttttttccttcgtcaacgttttttaaaaaccgttgtcttttagcgaattctttaaccacatgacttttaacaacggttttgtataccgacgacaacggtttttcaccgtcatctttagacgtctacgacaacggtttttcaccgttgtctttgagcacaccctttaaccacagggcttctaacaacggttttaaaaggcctacgacggaaaaaccgttgtcgtaggccttttttcttgtagtgcgtTCGTCGAAAAGGTGCATTTCTCAATGGAAATCCCATAAAAGGTAAGTTGCTTCTTTTAACTCCCCATCACCGGAAGCGGCATATTAGGTCGTGGTTTAATGAGGTCATTTATCTACATTTGGAATATGTAGTGTCTTCTCAAACCGAGCTTGTAAAGTCCCTTCTTGCCACTGAGGTACGCTTCTAAACTACGCTTCTAAACTAAGTGCTGAACTGTGATTACATTTCGAGTGTATGCTTATTCTACTAACAAAATCATTTCGAGTGTATATTTATTCTACTAACAAAACTTGGATAGGATAGTCTACCTAGCTCCAGTTACCTTTACTTACTGAGTTACTTTTTTGAACTGTGCTGAAAGAACAGGCGGGTACAAAGCGTGACAAGTCTACTCTCGATGCCTCTACTTGTAGGATCAATAGCTTACTCTTCAAGGTCGATAAATTGCCGATGGTCTCAAAATATTGATTTTCagcattttctttaattttaattaatgtggGTAAAATGTATTTGTTCCCGCTTGATCAGGTTAGATCCCTTCGGATGAGTGGTTCTTGTGCAATTAATCTCTGTGGAGTGGCATGTGGAAGGCTTGATATGTTCTATAAAGTTGGATTTGGAGGACCTTGGTGGTATACGTTCCAGAAAACTCTGAATTTATGATCCTTTTTTGGCCTTAGAAGCAATGCGAACACCTGTAGCACATGGAAACCTCAATATGATTGCTACAAATAAAATGTAGTTAAAGTTGGAAACTCCGGATGTAGAAAAATGGATCATACCTGGAGTGTTCCAAGACAAAAGAGGATAATGCCAATAATCCTGTGGGAACTATATTGAAACCCAGGAGATTGGCTTCCTAGTCTAAGACCAGTTGCCCAGCCGGCAACTCCAATGATGTAGGCTGTCGTTTGGCAAGTAGCGTGAAGGTAAAACCATGCTGGATCGGCCGTAGGAAACACTTTTCCGTACCTTGCGAATACTGCACCTATGGGTAGCATGATCCCCCAACTTACAGCATTCAGCACTCCATGAATCTGAGTGTATTTCGTAAACTTGGTAagatacatatatgtatatttgttAGATAATATGAGGGAAATAACCCCTGAATGAAAAGATCTCTCTCAAACTTTTAGTCACAAAATTGAACAGTCAAGTCTATCAAAAAAGAATTGAACGGTTAAGCCATAAATAAATGGCATTGAAGATAATTCCGCTGTATGTTCGAGTAAGGATCAACAAACTTACATTCCTTTTCTTGGTTTTTGAGCTTACGGTTCCTCCCGTTGTCCCCGACCACGACTCCCCAGAAAGAAGGTTCAGTGTCCCCATGGACTGAACATTAGGACCAGAAGTAGTATGCACCGAAGGAGAAGTTCCTGAAACTGGGCCTTCCTGCCACACCTGATTCACTGTAGAGCTGAGATTACCAAGATTCAATGTTGCGAAAATGATGATTTCGTTATTCACATAAGTTGCTGCTAGATCAGAAActtgaaaactcaaatcccCCGGCTGCAACCCAGTTTGGTAACTGGTGACAGGTGCTGTGTAAGCTCTCGTGGTTCCATCAGAGTTCTGGAAAGCAACAAGTGCCTGGGCGCCTACCATGCCTTTACCGCTTGGATTGATGGCCCAGGACACCCATCTTGAGGGTGAGATGCCAGTATGCCGATAAGCAATTTTAACAGTTTTAGTAGATTGATCAAAGTCCCAGtgaagaaacgaattcaagtaTGGGAGATCATTGCAGGACCTGAAAATTTGGTTCCTGGAAAAGCTGTATTTTGCACATGATTGAGCATAAGATGATGATACACAGAGGGAAAACAGTACACAAAAGATGTAAACAGGGTTCAAGAATTTGCCCATCTGAGTTGATAACCTGAATCTGAGGAAATGAAATGAAGATTATGAGGGTGGATGAGAGAAGGGACAAAAAGGGTGTTATTCTAGGCTGTATGCTGAATTGTGGGGCATGGGTAGTTACAGTTTGGTAAAAGAAGGTTGTGTGTGAAAGAAGAACATTCCAACTCTCTAAAGAAATGGCACTTGCAGGCAAAATACTAATGCAGGATATCTTTTGTAGTTTCAACAACCTTCTATTTTCATTTCAGTGCACGTCCAACTTCAACTGTGTAATTTGCTCTCTATTTGAGTTTCTAATTTCATTGGAGATTGGCATGCAAGTTATATGATCATGATTAGGTGCCAACTCTCCTTATAACATATTTTTAGACATGTAGTGCGtaatctaattatatatatcgAATGTGAAAGTTGAAACAACTTACGTGGTTAAGATAAATAATTGGAGTGTATAGCACTAGTACTTACATATGCCTAAAAAAAGAAttctcacactttgacagttgaACTTATGTATTGTGAAGTTGTATGTAAAATCTCTTTTTGACAATAAGGAAATCATCGACACCATGTGAAACCAATATTCATGCAACATGGACGCCACTTTTCCCACTTGAATGGTATGAACGTGATAAAAGATGTGTCCATTCTTCCTTTATCTGATAAAAGGGTATTTACTTCAAGATACAGCAACGATTTCAAAATACGACACCAATCTTTTTCTAGTATCATAATACGAATTAAACTatcttttg belongs to Primulina huaijiensis isolate GDHJ02 unplaced genomic scaffold, ASM1229523v2 scaffold5665, whole genome shotgun sequence and includes:
- the LOC140970342 gene encoding inositol monophosphatase 3-like, encoding MRCVRRKGAFLNGNPIKVSSQTELVKSLLATEAGTKRDKSTLDASTCRINSLLFKVRSLRMSGSCAINLCGVACGRLDMFYKVGFGGP
- the LOC140970340 gene encoding cytochrome b561 and DOMON domain-containing protein At5g47530-like; amino-acid sequence: MGKFLNPVYIFCVLFSLCVSSSYAQSCAKYSFSRNQIFRSCNDLPYLNSFLHWDFDQSTKTVKIAYRHTGISPSRWVSWAINPSGKGMVGAQALVAFQNSDGTTRAYTAPVTSYQTGLQPGDLSFQVSDLAATYVNNEIIIFATLNLGNLSSTVNQVWQEGPVSGTSPSVHTTSGPNVQSMGTLNLLSGESWSGTTGGTVSSKTKKRNIHGVLNAVSWGIMLPIGAVFARYGKVFPTADPAWFYLHATCQTTAYIIGVAGWATGLRLGSQSPGFQYSSHRIIGIILFCLGTLQVFALLLRPKKDHKFRVFWNVY